A genome region from Pseudomonas sp. S06B 330 includes the following:
- a CDS encoding Zn-dependent alcohol dehydrogenase → MKAAVFHQVGAPLVIEEVGISKPGPREVLIRTKAVGVCHSDLHVIDGSFPFPGPLVLGHEAAGVVEQVGSEVRSVKPGDHVVTCLTVFCGHCEHCVTGHLARCVSPETKRAADEESRLTYVQKPIPQFVNLSGFAEQMLVHENACVAIRRDMPLDRAALLGCAVTTGTGAVFNTAKVRPGETVAVIGCGGIGLAAINGAALAGAGRIIAIDMLDSKLELARQFGATDVVNAKSGDAAKQVLELTRGGVHHAFECIGLKQTAEQAFAMLARGGTATVIGMLKPGLKIEVDPLQLLHERRIQGSLMGSNRFPVDMPRLVDFYMAGKLKLDQMISQRIRLEDINEAFDELRRGELARSVIIFDE, encoded by the coding sequence ATGAAAGCTGCCGTATTCCACCAGGTTGGAGCCCCGCTGGTTATCGAAGAAGTGGGCATTAGCAAGCCGGGTCCGCGAGAAGTGCTGATCCGTACCAAAGCCGTCGGCGTCTGCCACTCAGACCTGCATGTGATCGATGGTTCTTTTCCATTCCCCGGCCCCCTGGTGTTAGGGCATGAGGCCGCTGGCGTGGTCGAGCAGGTCGGCTCCGAGGTCCGTTCGGTCAAGCCCGGCGATCATGTGGTGACCTGTCTGACCGTGTTCTGTGGCCACTGTGAACATTGCGTGACCGGCCACCTGGCGCGGTGTGTTTCACCCGAAACCAAGCGCGCAGCCGATGAAGAATCGCGGCTGACCTACGTGCAAAAACCGATCCCGCAATTCGTCAACCTGTCCGGCTTTGCCGAACAGATGCTGGTGCATGAGAACGCCTGCGTGGCGATCCGCCGCGACATGCCGTTGGACCGCGCCGCGCTGCTGGGCTGTGCGGTCACCACCGGTACCGGCGCGGTGTTCAATACCGCCAAGGTGCGTCCGGGGGAAACCGTCGCGGTCATTGGCTGTGGCGGTATTGGCCTGGCTGCCATCAACGGCGCGGCGCTGGCCGGAGCAGGGCGAATCATTGCCATCGACATGCTCGACAGCAAACTGGAACTGGCTCGCCAGTTTGGCGCCACGGATGTGGTCAACGCCAAGAGCGGTGATGCTGCCAAACAGGTGCTGGAACTGACCCGTGGTGGTGTCCATCACGCGTTCGAATGCATAGGCCTCAAGCAGACTGCTGAACAGGCGTTCGCCATGCTCGCCCGGGGTGGCACCGCCACCGTGATCGGCATGCTCAAGCCAGGCCTGAAAATCGAGGTGGACCCTCTGCAGTTGTTGCATGAACGGCGTATTCAGGGCTCGTTGATGGGCTCCAACCGTTTCCCGGTGGACATGCCGCGCCTGGTGGACTTCTACATGGCTGGCAAGCTCAAGCTCGACCAGATGATTTCCCAGCGCATCCGCCTTGAGGACATCAACGAAGCCTTCGATGAGTTGCGCCGTGGTGAACTGGCTCGCTCGGTGATCATCTTCGACGAGTAA